In Pseudobacteroides sp., one DNA window encodes the following:
- the hpf gene encoding ribosome hibernation-promoting factor, HPF/YfiA family, with protein MKFIISGKNIEVTGALKEMVTKKIGRLEKFFHPNTEVHATMSVEKMRHILEVTISSNGLILRAEESTGDMYTSIDKVVDVIERQIVKNKTRLEKKLKAEAIKAENVPSFSEVEEENDFRVVRSKKFAIKPMALEEAILQMNLLGHEFFMFSNADTKEVNVVYRRKDGNYGLIEPDF; from the coding sequence ATGAAATTTATAATAAGCGGTAAAAATATTGAAGTTACTGGTGCCTTAAAGGAAATGGTTACTAAAAAAATCGGAAGACTTGAAAAGTTTTTCCACCCCAATACAGAAGTTCATGCTACAATGAGTGTTGAAAAAATGAGGCATATTCTTGAAGTTACCATATCCTCAAACGGTCTTATTTTGAGGGCTGAAGAATCAACCGGCGATATGTATACTTCAATCGATAAAGTTGTTGATGTAATAGAAAGGCAAATAGTTAAAAATAAAACAAGACTTGAAAAGAAGCTTAAAGCTGAAGCCATTAAAGCTGAAAATGTTCCTTCTTTCTCTGAGGTTGAGGAAGAAAATGACTTCAGGGTAGTCCGCTCCAAAAAATTCGCTATAAAGCCTATGGCACTTGAAGAAGCTATCCTGCAAATGAACCTTTTGGGTCATGAGTTCTTTATGTTTTCAAATGCGGATACCAAAGAAGTTAATGTTGTTTATAGGAGAAAAGATGGAAACTACGGCTTGATTGAGCCTGATTTTTAG